The window AAACTGGGTGAGAAATTTGAGGAAGGCATAAAGACCATGGGGGCTTTAGGGCTTGGCATGATAGGAATTCTTTCTTTAGTGCCTATATTTACAAATTTTTTATCCGCTGAGATTATTCCGATCTTTAAGGTTTTTCATCTAGATCCTTCAATCGTTCCAGCAGCACTTTTAGCTGTAGATATGGGAGCCTTTCAAATGGCGAATGAACTGGCTTTGACAGAGGAAATGGGGGCATTTTCAGGGATTATTATCGCATCTACTTTAGGCGCCACAATTAGTTTTTCAATACCTGTTGCGTTAGGAATGCTTTCTAAAGAGGATGAAAAATATTTTTCTAAAGGTGTGTTAGTTGGAATTATTGCGATACCTATCGGATGTCTTGCAGCAGGCTTGTGGCAAAAAATAGATATCAACATCTTAGTATGGAATATGGTTCCTATATTTGTTTTTGCCATTCTATTAGGAGTAGGATTATTAAAAGCACCTTCTGTTTTTATAAAAGTTTTTAATGTATTTGGAAAGCTAATCATAACTTTGAGTACGGTTGGTTTACTTTTACAAGGTATAGATGTGATATTTGGTGTAACGCTCGTGTCAGGATTAGCACCACTATCTGAATCTACTTTAATAGTAGCCAAAATCGCACTTTTCTTAGGTGGAGCCTATCCAATGTTAGCACTTATCAATCGAATTTTTAATAAGAGTTTTAAAGAAATTGGGGAGAAATTGGGCATTAATTCAGCGTCAGTAGCAGGTATTCTAGGTAGTTTAGCTAGTAATCTGTTGGTATTTGGAACATTTAAAGAAATGAATCCTAAAGGAAAAGTGGTATGTACGGCCTTTGGGATAAGTGGAGCATTTGTATTTGGCGGTCAATTTGGATTCGTGTCAGGAGTAGCCCCGGAAATGTTAGGAGCGTTTATCATAGCAAAGTTTACAGCTGGAATACTAAGTATCGTACTCGCTGCATGGATGTATGAACGTGAAAATAAAAAATTTAATCTTAAAGAAAATGGAGGAATTCGTAATGAGTATTAAGGATAGAGTTGAAAAGTTAAGACAGTTAATGAAAGAAAATCAAGTGGATGCGTATCTCATTCCTAGTTTTGATGCGCATCAAAGTGAATATGTAGCAGAACATTGGAAAGGGAGACAATGGATTTCAGGATTCACAGGTTCGGCAGGTACGGTCGTTATTACATTAGAAGATGCTGGGTTATGGACAGATGGTAGATATTATATTCAAGCGGAAAAGCAGCTAGAGGGCTCAGGAATTCGATTATTTAGAATGGTCGATCCAGGGGTACCATTTTATTCAGAATGGCTAGCAGAAGTTCTTAATGAAGGAAGCATTGTAGGCTTTGATGGAAATGTTTTTTCAACGAATTTGGTTAAAAGGATGGAAAAGGATTTACAAGCAAAGGACATCAAATTAAAAATGGATCAAGATTTACTTGGTGAGCTATGGGAAAATCGACCGGAGATTCCTAAAGAACCACTATTCACTCATGACGTAAAATACGCAGGTAAATCACGCGTAGAAAAATTAAATGAAGTAAGAGAAGAAATGAAAAATAAAGGAGCC is drawn from Solibacillus sp. R5-41 and contains these coding sequences:
- the eutH gene encoding ethanolamine utilization protein EutH — encoded protein: MDKFVLYLIGSFFVIGAIDYITGNHLKLGEKFEEGIKTMGALGLGMIGILSLVPIFTNFLSAEIIPIFKVFHLDPSIVPAALLAVDMGAFQMANELALTEEMGAFSGIIIASTLGATISFSIPVALGMLSKEDEKYFSKGVLVGIIAIPIGCLAAGLWQKIDINILVWNMVPIFVFAILLGVGLLKAPSVFIKVFNVFGKLIITLSTVGLLLQGIDVIFGVTLVSGLAPLSESTLIVAKIALFLGGAYPMLALINRIFNKSFKEIGEKLGINSASVAGILGSLASNLLVFGTFKEMNPKGKVVCTAFGISGAFVFGGQFGFVSGVAPEMLGAFIIAKFTAGILSIVLAAWMYERENKKFNLKENGGIRNEY